The Sulfurimonas lithotrophica genome includes a region encoding these proteins:
- the nosZ gene encoding Sec-dependent nitrous-oxide reductase, whose product MTKHFGKLSSLILGTTLAATVASAAGGELQKVMKARGLTENDVIRAAKTYTPTGGRNEFIVFSSGGQSGQVIVYGVPTMRILKYIAVFTPEPWQGYGYDVDSLKILRQGNIRGREINWGDTHHPAISEKDGKYDGKWLAINDKANPRIAIIDLHDFETKQIVVNPVFKSAHGGAFFTQDSDYIIEAAQYAAPFDNNYHPIEEYKETYRGGVTMWKFNHKEGRIKEDKSFTIEMPPYMQDLSDSGKGVSDGWGFTNSFNSEMYTGGIEVGMPPNEAGMSRNDTDFLHVYNWKKLAEVAKDKKNVKVVNGHRVIPMDVAVKHDALFLIPEPKSPHGVDVSPSGEYITVCGKLDTHASVYKWSKIKKLIKNKEYAGKDPYGIPILDMKKSLHGQVELGLGPLHNQYSNIDGEIYTSLYVDSQVVKWNYKTLKVLDKENVHYNIGHLCGMEGKSADPQGKYIIALNKLAIDRFDNVGPLHPQNHQLIDVSGKTMDLLVDMPLPLGEPHQAVAIRAEKLHPHVRYKMGTNAKTGKMHKGKTLAGQEKIVRTKKADGTNKVEIYATLVRSHINPERVTVNKGDEVIWYMTNLERAQDETHGFTVDYFDAHASLEPGETTEMRFIADIEGVFPYYCTEFCSALHLEMMGYLMVKDPNKKYVSAQKLKMKTMSKAELKAEYDKTIAVNDATDAVIQSVVKFLKENGYDKHKVVADLVTDAFDQYGQIPAQKKKADEAAKKGDYEKAVLFENMIWQLMVKTADVGIRAKDLLVRKVATKQSASAAAGERAFGEGGCGGCHVIGKVSSGPDLTGVLERHGKNAEKWVSDFILDPEKMYDDPYVKSMIDYFNLKMPNQHMSKKETQDIIEYLKWVDENANLF is encoded by the coding sequence ATGACTAAGCATTTTGGTAAGCTTTCTTCGCTTATTTTAGGGACTACTTTAGCTGCGACAGTTGCGTCTGCTGCAGGTGGTGAACTACAAAAAGTGATGAAAGCGCGTGGTTTAACTGAAAATGATGTTATACGTGCTGCAAAAACTTATACACCTACTGGTGGAAGAAATGAGTTTATTGTATTTAGTTCCGGTGGACAATCAGGTCAGGTGATTGTTTACGGTGTTCCGACTATGCGTATATTAAAATATATAGCGGTATTTACACCGGAGCCTTGGCAAGGATACGGTTACGATGTTGACTCTCTTAAAATTTTAAGACAAGGTAACATCAGAGGTAGAGAAATTAACTGGGGTGATACTCACCACCCGGCTATTTCTGAAAAAGACGGTAAGTATGACGGTAAATGGTTAGCTATTAATGATAAAGCTAATCCACGTATCGCAATCATTGATTTACATGACTTTGAAACAAAACAAATTGTTGTAAATCCTGTTTTTAAATCTGCACACGGTGGAGCATTCTTCACTCAAGATTCAGATTATATTATTGAAGCGGCACAATATGCAGCTCCGTTTGATAATAACTACCACCCGATTGAAGAGTACAAAGAAACATACCGTGGTGGTGTGACTATGTGGAAATTCAACCATAAAGAAGGACGCATAAAAGAAGATAAGTCTTTTACTATAGAGATGCCTCCATATATGCAAGATTTATCTGATTCAGGTAAAGGCGTTAGTGACGGATGGGGTTTTACAAACTCGTTTAACTCTGAAATGTATACAGGTGGTATAGAAGTTGGTATGCCGCCAAATGAAGCTGGTATGTCAAGAAACGATACTGACTTTTTACACGTATATAACTGGAAAAAATTAGCAGAAGTTGCTAAAGATAAGAAAAATGTAAAAGTTGTAAACGGACATAGAGTTATCCCTATGGATGTAGCTGTAAAACATGACGCACTTTTCTTAATTCCGGAACCAAAATCACCTCACGGTGTTGACGTATCTCCAAGCGGAGAGTATATTACTGTTTGTGGTAAACTAGATACTCACGCATCTGTTTATAAATGGAGTAAGATTAAAAAACTTATCAAAAATAAAGAATACGCAGGAAAAGATCCTTACGGTATTCCTATTTTAGATATGAAAAAATCATTACACGGTCAAGTTGAACTAGGTCTTGGGCCATTGCATAACCAGTATTCAAATATAGATGGAGAAATTTATACTTCACTTTATGTTGATTCACAAGTTGTAAAATGGAACTATAAAACACTTAAAGTACTTGATAAAGAGAATGTTCACTATAACATCGGTCACTTATGTGGTATGGAAGGTAAATCAGCAGATCCTCAAGGTAAATATATTATTGCACTTAATAAGTTAGCTATTGATAGATTTGACAATGTTGGTCCGCTTCACCCTCAAAATCACCAGTTAATCGATGTAAGCGGTAAAACTATGGACTTATTAGTTGATATGCCTTTACCTTTAGGTGAGCCTCACCAAGCTGTTGCGATTAGAGCTGAGAAACTGCACCCACACGTAAGATATAAAATGGGTACAAATGCTAAAACAGGTAAAATGCATAAAGGTAAAACTTTAGCAGGTCAAGAAAAAATTGTTAGAACTAAAAAAGCTGACGGTACTAACAAAGTAGAAATTTATGCTACATTGGTTCGTTCTCACATTAACCCTGAGAGAGTTACTGTAAATAAAGGTGATGAAGTTATCTGGTATATGACTAACCTTGAGAGAGCACAAGATGAGACTCACGGTTTTACGGTTGATTATTTTGATGCACATGCTTCATTAGAACCGGGTGAAACTACTGAAATGAGATTTATCGCTGATATTGAAGGTGTATTCCCTTATTATTGTACAGAGTTTTGTTCTGCACTTCACTTAGAGATGATGGGTTATTTAATGGTTAAAGACCCTAACAAAAAATATGTGTCGGCTCAAAAACTTAAAATGAAAACAATGTCTAAAGCTGAGCTAAAAGCTGAGTATGACAAAACAATTGCAGTTAATGATGCTACAGATGCAGTTATTCAAAGTGTTGTAAAATTCTTAAAAGAAAACGGTTACGATAAACATAAAGTTGTAGCTGATCTTGTAACTGATGCTTTTGACCAATATGGACAAATTCCTGCTCAAAAGAAAAAAGCTGACGAAGCTGCTAAAAAAGGCGACTACGAAAAAGCTGTTTTATTTGAAAACATGATTTGGCAGCTAATGGTTAAAACTGCCGATGTTGGTATTAGAGCAAAAGACTTACTTGTAAGAAAAGTAGCTACTAAACAATCTGCTTCTGCAGCTGCAGGTGAAAGAGCATTTGGTGAAGGTGGATGTGGTGGATGTCACGTTATCGGTAAAGTTAGTTCTGGTCCGGATTTAACTGGTGTTCTTGAGCGTCACGGTAAGAATGCTGAGAAATGGGTAAGCGACTTTATCCTTGATCCAGAAAAAATGTACGATGATCCATATGTTAAATCTATGATTGATTACTTTAACTTAAAAATGCCTAATCAGCATATGAGTAAAAAAGAGACTCAAGATATTATAGAATACTTAAAATGGGTTGACGAAAACGCTAACCTATTCTAA
- a CDS encoding MBL fold metallo-hydrolase RNA specificity domain-containing protein → MAKVTSYGATEEVTGSCHILEVEGINIMIDCGMFQGEEEELNQGPFSFDASEIDYLLLTHAHLDHVGRVPKLIKEGFEGKIFSTVATKELASIILTDSAKIMNEDFATKYKKAARKAIEKKVLPPLYGAEDVQATFNMQWINPEYEEYFEICEGVSAVFRNAGHILGAAFIEISYMDENDSRTVVFSGDIGNNNGLVLQNLQKCKRADTLFVETTYGDRNHKPLDETIAEFKEVVVNTLNAKGNVLIPSFAVERTQELLYVLREMYENNELPKCTIFLDSPMATKTTKLYSKYFEQLSEGCQENLRENGDIFDFEPLVYTETPEDSKTINEIYGGTIIIAGSGMCNGGRIARHFKHRIWDPKNSVVFVGFQAAGTLGREIVDGAEWIKIYNEDIIVKASIHTINGFSAHADQKSILKWISKIKNLQKVFLIHGEKESQINFKSALKEQLDIDADIVQFKKSVEF, encoded by the coding sequence ATGGCAAAAGTCACATCATACGGAGCAACAGAAGAGGTAACAGGGTCATGCCACATACTTGAAGTTGAGGGCATAAATATAATGATTGATTGCGGTATGTTCCAAGGAGAAGAGGAAGAACTAAATCAAGGTCCTTTTTCTTTTGACGCATCTGAGATAGATTATCTCTTACTTACTCATGCTCATCTTGACCATGTAGGCAGAGTCCCTAAACTAATTAAAGAGGGATTTGAAGGTAAAATTTTCTCAACTGTTGCAACAAAAGAGTTGGCAAGCATCATTCTTACCGACAGTGCAAAAATTATGAATGAAGATTTTGCTACAAAGTACAAAAAAGCCGCACGTAAAGCGATAGAAAAAAAAGTATTGCCACCCTTATATGGCGCAGAGGATGTTCAAGCTACTTTTAATATGCAATGGATAAATCCCGAATATGAAGAATATTTTGAGATATGTGAGGGTGTAAGTGCTGTTTTTAGGAATGCAGGTCATATACTAGGTGCTGCTTTTATTGAAATATCATATATGGATGAAAATGATTCTAGAACAGTTGTTTTTTCAGGCGATATTGGCAACAACAACGGACTTGTTCTTCAAAATCTGCAAAAATGTAAAAGAGCAGATACTTTATTTGTTGAAACAACTTACGGTGATAGAAATCATAAACCACTGGATGAAACTATAGCGGAATTCAAAGAGGTAGTCGTGAACACTTTAAATGCTAAGGGAAATGTCTTGATACCTTCCTTTGCAGTTGAGAGAACACAAGAACTTTTATATGTTTTACGTGAAATGTATGAAAATAATGAACTTCCAAAATGTACAATTTTTCTTGATAGTCCAATGGCGACTAAGACAACTAAACTATATTCTAAATACTTTGAACAACTAAGTGAAGGTTGTCAAGAAAACCTAAGAGAAAACGGTGATATATTTGACTTTGAACCCCTAGTTTATACAGAGACACCTGAGGATTCAAAAACTATTAACGAAATATACGGCGGAACAATTATCATAGCAGGAAGCGGTATGTGTAACGGTGGAAGAATCGCACGTCATTTTAAACATAGAATTTGGGATCCAAAAAATTCAGTAGTTTTTGTAGGTTTCCAAGCTGCCGGAACACTAGGTAGAGAGATAGTCGATGGAGCGGAGTGGATCAAGATTTATAATGAAGACATTATCGTAAAAGCTTCAATACATACAATAAACGGTTTTTCTGCACATGCAGATCAAAAAAGTATTTTAAAATGGATCTCAAAAATAAAAAATCTACAAAAAGTTTTTTTAATACACGGAGAAAAAGAGAGTCAGATAAATTTTAAAAGTGCTCTTAAAGAACAGCTGGATATAGATGCGGATATAGTTCAGTTTAAAAAAAGTGTCGAATTTTAA
- the nrdD gene encoding anaerobic ribonucleoside-triphosphate reductase — protein sequence MSKNEVLKLMDEKRQKCIVYTRVMGYHRPVESFNVGKTGEHRERKQFKEC from the coding sequence ATGAGTAAAAATGAAGTTTTAAAATTAATGGATGAAAAAAGACAAAAGTGTATAGTATATACAAGAGTTATGGGTTATCATAGACCTGTTGAGAGTTTTAATGTTGGGAAAACCGGAGAGCACAGGGAGCGTAAACAGTTCAAAGAGTGCTAA
- a CDS encoding replication endonuclease, which translates to MKTSTMIYPATTYAGYEEQNKERLRRAHQRGVNATNEAPLTNYKKDVDIFKKYGVSKSDLVSVKLKIRKQENFLKYSYVKNNSTGQAIPLQDCIISSNHNTSRYYAEIQNRIDTLQREAEQGNLTPVFLTITLPSEFHKMKQDKKTKQLIKNPKYNNIEPKEAVKVITKMWAKLRHDRSLKELSKNERMYYRVNEPHKDGTPHAHFLLFIPKDKIERVEKSFNRLYNPKTNKFVKDIENAKSYIMKYINKTLPKAKDELTQDDEYLNAWYIKNRINRFCSSRSTAPMYLYRLLHHRYSLYALTQVRKGNSLQVLARLEDDKIMEIWDDGELLFMRSEDIEIHTIKGLAA; encoded by the coding sequence ATGAAAACATCAACAATGATATATCCTGCAACTACGTATGCAGGATATGAGGAGCAAAATAAGGAGCGTCTACGACGAGCGCATCAGCGAGGAGTTAACGCGACGAATGAAGCTCCCTTGACTAATTATAAAAAAGATGTGGACATTTTTAAAAAGTATGGAGTTTCTAAGAGTGACTTAGTGTCTGTAAAGCTCAAGATTAGAAAGCAAGAGAACTTTTTAAAATATAGCTACGTGAAAAACAACTCAACAGGTCAAGCAATACCTTTGCAAGACTGCATTATCTCATCAAATCACAATACATCAAGATATTACGCTGAGATTCAAAACCGCATAGATACTCTACAACGTGAAGCTGAACAAGGAAACTTAACACCAGTCTTTTTAACTATCACACTACCAAGTGAGTTTCATAAGATGAAGCAAGATAAAAAAACTAAACAGCTCATTAAAAATCCCAAGTATAACAACATAGAGCCAAAAGAAGCCGTCAAAGTAATAACTAAGATGTGGGCTAAACTAAGACACGATAGATCACTGAAAGAGCTATCTAAAAATGAGCGTATGTATTATCGTGTAAATGAGCCACACAAAGATGGTACACCACACGCACACTTTTTACTTTTCATCCCTAAAGATAAGATAGAGAGAGTAGAAAAATCTTTTAATCGCCTATACAATCCTAAAACAAATAAGTTTGTAAAAGACATTGAAAATGCTAAAAGCTATATAATGAAGTATATAAATAAGACACTTCCAAAAGCTAAAGATGAACTCACACAAGATGATGAATATCTAAATGCTTGGTATATCAAAAATCGCATAAATAGATTTTGTTCTAGCCGTTCAACTGCTCCAATGTATCTTTATAGATTACTACACCATAGATACTCTCTATATGCTCTAACACAAGTTAGAAAAGGAAACAGCCTACAAGTATTAGCAAGACTTGAAGATGACAAGATAATGGAAATATGGGATGATGGAGAGCTACTATTTATGCGAAGTGAAGATATTGAGATACATACCATAAAAGGATTAGCAGCATGA
- a CDS encoding anaerobic ribonucleoside-triphosphate reductase activating protein, with protein sequence MIYDITKFTHLDYPDHLACIIWFSGCNMRCDYCYNSDIVFSNKGQYNTNDVIEFLKTRVNKLDGVVLSGGEATGHHLYQFCKDIKELGFNIKLDTNGTNPRIVKELLQFNLVDYVALDYKAPKNKFTNITKSSKFSEFEKTLEHLIYSNIKFEVRTTLHADLLNEDDINEIIKDLDDRGYKNNYYIQEFIETQKNIGNIKAPIYKFDKTKLLENINVIFR encoded by the coding sequence ATGATATACGATATCACAAAATTCACACATCTTGATTATCCTGACCATCTAGCTTGTATAATATGGTTTAGCGGTTGTAATATGAGATGTGATTATTGTTACAATAGTGATATCGTATTTTCTAACAAAGGACAGTACAACACAAACGATGTCATTGAGTTTTTAAAAACAAGGGTAAATAAACTTGACGGTGTTGTGCTTAGTGGAGGGGAAGCAACAGGGCATCATTTATATCAATTTTGCAAAGATATAAAAGAGTTAGGATTTAACATAAAATTAGACACCAACGGTACAAATCCTCGTATCGTTAAAGAGTTGCTACAATTTAACTTAGTTGATTATGTAGCACTTGATTACAAAGCACCGAAAAATAAATTTACAAATATTACAAAATCATCAAAATTTAGTGAATTTGAAAAAACATTGGAACATCTTATTTATTCAAATATAAAGTTTGAAGTTAGAACAACACTACACGCTGACTTATTGAATGAAGATGATATAAATGAAATAATAAAAGATTTAGATGATAGAGGATATAAAAACAACTACTATATACAAGAGTTTATAGAGACACAAAAAAATATCGGTAATATAAAAGCACCGATATATAAGTTTGATAAAACTAAACTTTTAGAAAATATAAACGTTATTTTTAGATAA
- a CDS encoding ribonucleoside triphosphate reductase, whose protein sequence is MVEVILKRDGSKEEFAAYKIEDAIKKAFKSEHVTYDSVVFFNVLDILKAKRSVAVEDVQDLIEKELYKARYFDVMRSFMIYRHTHKMQRDSLLDEDTTYISSTQTIEEYINGSDWRIKANSNTGYSNAGLINNTAGKVIANYWLDKIYSKEEGYAHRNGDYHIHDLDCLTGYCAGWSLRVLLDEGFNGVRGRVESDAPRHFREALGQMANFLGILQSEWAGAQAFSSFDTYLAPYVFKDKLEYKDVKKAIRSFIYNLNVPARWGQSPFTNVTIDWTVPEDLKTQIPTSKQNHLFKGLLDSELEEKAKERGCDSLQSMTYKNFQNEMNLINKAYYEVMTEGDKTGQPFTFPIPTVNITEDFDWYGENTDILFENTAKIGSSYFQNFIGSQYKRDADGNLVENEEAYKPGHVRSMCCRLQLDLRELLKRGGGLFGSAEMTGSIGVVTINMARLGFLYKHDEESLIKRLDELMVFAKSTLEKKRVFIQDMYDRGLFPYTARYLHNFNNHFSTIGVNGINEMIRNFTDDAFDISEDRGIEFATKILNHMRDKMVEFQEETGNLYNLEATPAEGTTYRFAKEDKKRYHDNIIQAGMDSNIYYTNSSQIPVTLTDDPYEALDLQDELQNKYTGGTVLHLYMQERISSAEACRKLVKNVISNYTLPYITVTPLFSVCPKHGYIAGEHEFCPKCDEEIVLEYENKEVS, encoded by the coding sequence ATGGTTGAAGTTATACTGAAAAGGGACGGGTCCAAAGAAGAGTTTGCAGCTTATAAAATAGAAGATGCAATTAAAAAAGCATTTAAAAGTGAACATGTTACATATGATAGTGTAGTTTTCTTTAATGTATTAGATATTTTAAAAGCAAAAAGAAGTGTTGCCGTTGAAGATGTACAAGATTTAATTGAAAAAGAACTATACAAAGCAAGATATTTTGATGTTATGCGTTCTTTTATGATCTATCGTCATACACATAAGATGCAGCGTGACTCTTTACTAGATGAAGATACTACATATATAAGTTCAACTCAAACTATAGAAGAATACATTAACGGTAGTGACTGGAGAATAAAAGCAAATTCCAATACAGGCTATTCAAATGCAGGACTTATAAACAATACGGCAGGAAAAGTCATAGCAAACTACTGGCTTGACAAAATCTACTCAAAAGAGGAAGGTTATGCTCATAGAAACGGGGATTATCATATCCATGACTTAGATTGTTTGACTGGGTATTGTGCAGGTTGGAGTTTAAGAGTTCTTTTGGATGAAGGTTTTAACGGTGTACGCGGTCGTGTTGAGAGTGATGCTCCAAGACACTTTCGTGAAGCTCTTGGACAGATGGCGAACTTCCTTGGAATTTTACAAAGTGAATGGGCGGGGGCTCAGGCATTTTCGTCTTTTGATACATATTTAGCTCCTTATGTTTTTAAAGACAAGTTAGAGTATAAAGATGTTAAAAAAGCTATCAGAAGTTTTATTTACAACCTAAACGTACCGGCGCGCTGGGGGCAGAGTCCATTTACAAACGTAACTATAGACTGGACTGTACCTGAAGATTTAAAAACTCAGATACCTACATCTAAACAAAACCACCTTTTTAAAGGTTTACTCGATTCTGAACTTGAAGAAAAAGCAAAAGAACGTGGATGCGATAGTTTACAGTCTATGACTTATAAAAATTTTCAAAATGAGATGAACCTTATAAATAAAGCCTACTATGAAGTGATGACTGAAGGTGATAAAACGGGTCAACCATTTACTTTCCCTATTCCAACCGTAAATATCACGGAAGATTTTGACTGGTATGGAGAAAATACGGATATCCTTTTTGAAAATACTGCAAAAATTGGTTCTTCATATTTTCAAAACTTTATAGGAAGTCAATACAAAAGAGATGCTGATGGTAATCTGGTTGAAAATGAAGAAGCATATAAACCGGGACATGTAAGAAGTATGTGTTGTAGATTACAGCTTGATCTTAGAGAGTTACTAAAACGCGGAGGCGGTCTTTTTGGAAGTGCAGAAATGACCGGTAGTATCGGTGTTGTAACTATAAATATGGCAAGACTAGGTTTCTTGTACAAACATGATGAAGAATCACTAATAAAAAGATTAGATGAGTTAATGGTTTTTGCAAAATCTACTTTAGAGAAAAAAAGAGTATTTATCCAAGATATGTATGATAGAGGGCTTTTCCCTTATACGGCAAGATACTTACACAATTTTAACAATCACTTCTCAACAATCGGAGTAAACGGTATCAATGAGATGATCCGTAACTTCACAGACGATGCATTTGATATCAGTGAAGATAGAGGGATAGAGTTTGCGACTAAAATCTTAAACCATATGAGAGATAAAATGGTAGAGTTTCAAGAAGAAACAGGAAATCTTTATAATCTTGAAGCTACACCTGCCGAGGGTACTACATATAGATTTGCCAAAGAGGATAAGAAAAGATACCACGATAATATTATACAGGCAGGTATGGATTCAAATATATACTATACAAATTCATCTCAAATCCCGGTTACTCTTACCGATGATCCGTATGAGGCACTTGATTTGCAAGATGAACTACAAAATAAATACACAGGAGGTACAGTACTGCATCTATACATGCAAGAGAGAATCAGTTCAGCAGAAGCTTGTAGAAAATTAGTAAAAAATGTAATCTCAAATTACACTCTACCGTACATAACAGTTACACCGCTATTTAGCGTATGTCCAAAACACGGCTATATAGCAGGTGAACATGAGTTCTGTCCGAAGTGTGATGAGGAGATTGTACTAGAATATGAAAACAAAGAAGTTTCATAA
- a CDS encoding F0F1 ATP synthase subunit C, producing MKKILVLMVALATAALASDGEVANQTLKAYSMIAAGLGLGLAALGGAIGMGHTAAATIAGTARNPGLGAKLMTTMFIALAMIEAQVIYALVIALIALYANPYLG from the coding sequence ATGAAAAAAATTCTTGTATTAATGGTAGCTTTAGCTACTGCTGCACTTGCATCTGACGGTGAAGTTGCAAACCAAACTCTTAAAGCTTATTCAATGATCGCTGCTGGTCTTGGTCTTGGTCTAGCTGCATTAGGTGGAGCTATCGGTATGGGTCATACTGCTGCTGCTACTATCGCTGGTACTGCTCGTAATCCGGGTCTAGGTGCTAAACTTATGACTACAATGTTCATCGCTCTTGCAATGATCGAAGCACAAGTTATCTATGCACTAGTAATTGCGTTAATCGCACTTTACGCTAACCCGTATTTAGGTTAA
- a CDS encoding tyrosine-type recombinase/integrase: MSYNKSGVYVRNNIIYVQGNIDGIFYRKSTKKKDTKANLLWAKKNAQSVLLQLIGKKDTTKTYLLKDFGYKSLEINSSNRKENTNKDYLKTFELHIEPKFGKWDLRQIRPTDIKSWQNDLGKKLSGKRIMNIRTIFRGILQDAFIDELIPINPFDRVKPPKVEKSKINPCSLEEVKTITSNANGWFKNYLLIAFFTGLRVGEMIALKWEDIDFSNDEIDIKRSTSKRIISTPKTAKSIRTIDMLPVVKSALLEQSFISKSKSEFVFINQYGKNFMDPTNLTKRHWKPLLEKLKIEYRVLYQTRHTFASLMLQQREEIGWVSEMMGHTDIHTTLTKYARFIPRQNKKRAKFLNNIDFGSSKSAQKLHKEKKKISK, translated from the coding sequence ATGAGTTACAACAAATCTGGTGTATATGTTAGAAACAATATTATCTATGTACAAGGCAATATAGATGGTATATTCTATCGAAAAAGCACAAAGAAAAAAGATACAAAAGCTAATCTACTTTGGGCAAAGAAAAATGCTCAAAGCGTTCTTTTACAACTAATTGGTAAAAAAGACACTACAAAGACTTATTTACTTAAAGATTTTGGTTATAAATCTTTAGAGATTAATTCATCAAATCGAAAAGAGAATACTAATAAAGACTATTTGAAAACTTTTGAACTTCATATTGAGCCAAAATTTGGAAAGTGGGATTTAAGACAAATTAGACCTACTGACATAAAATCGTGGCAAAATGACTTAGGAAAAAAGTTATCAGGCAAAAGGATTATGAATATTCGTACTATCTTTAGAGGTATCCTGCAGGACGCTTTTATAGATGAACTAATCCCTATAAATCCATTTGATAGAGTAAAACCTCCAAAGGTTGAAAAATCAAAAATCAATCCTTGTAGTTTAGAAGAAGTAAAAACCATTACTTCAAATGCTAATGGATGGTTTAAAAACTATTTATTAATAGCTTTCTTTACAGGGTTAAGAGTTGGAGAAATGATAGCTCTCAAATGGGAAGATATAGATTTTTCAAATGATGAAATAGATATAAAACGCTCTACTTCAAAAAGAATTATAAGCACTCCAAAAACTGCAAAGAGTATTAGAACTATTGATATGCTCCCCGTAGTAAAAAGTGCTCTTTTAGAACAGTCGTTTATCTCTAAATCTAAAAGTGAATTTGTCTTTATAAACCAATACGGTAAAAACTTTATGGACCCGACAAACTTAACTAAGCGACATTGGAAACCGCTCTTAGAGAAGTTAAAAATAGAATATAGAGTTTTATATCAAACAAGACATACTTTTGCTTCACTTATGCTACAACAAAGAGAAGAAATAGGATGGGTATCTGAAATGATGGGACATACTGACATTCATACTACACTTACAAAGTATGCTAGGTTTATTCCTAGACAAAATAAAAAACGTGCTAAATTCCTAAATAATATTGATTTTGGAAGTTCAAAAAGTGCACAAAAACTGCACAAAGAAAAAAAGAAAATTTCAAAATAA
- a CDS encoding plasmid mobilization protein: MSRKKGTILEEKGTIMKKETPKRNIEVKIRLTEEENEKLEKLANKTKMSKARLIRNLALGDIDDLNMLHNIGILPLVQNVKAFYEKSFKGVNYWDEIKKDS; the protein is encoded by the coding sequence TTGTCAAGAAAAAAGGGTACTATTTTGGAAGAAAAAGGTACTATAATGAAAAAAGAGACACCAAAAAGAAATATTGAAGTTAAAATTAGATTAACAGAAGAAGAAAATGAAAAGTTAGAAAAGTTAGCTAATAAAACAAAAATGTCTAAAGCTCGTTTGATTAGAAACTTAGCTCTTGGAGATATTGATGACCTAAACATGTTACACAATATTGGGATATTACCACTAGTTCAAAATGTAAAAGCATTTTATGAGAAGTCATTTAAGGGTGTAAATTATTGGGATGAAATAAAAAAAGATAGTTGA